A genomic window from Cucumis melo cultivar AY chromosome 8, USDA_Cmelo_AY_1.0, whole genome shotgun sequence includes:
- the LOC103490641 gene encoding uncharacterized protein LOC103490641: protein MPILQTSLPISIPLRPPLFSFSQSLTGSNHLSYLPNRMPIVTKTTTLIRMGGGPRTYPGGVSKWQWKRMQAKKAKQLLKARLCRERQIYEMRKRAELKAAVSELERPWEVVEKAPNLFSVGADEQVKVLADRFQRPGGFDLWTERDGPQLFETVDELPSARFFPKGVVHSVRPYRSITASESSLSLDSEVGNEIAASFQEDNFRTHRRSSNRKLRSFSVDKEEDNTNYSDYSDTEGSYPRHSSAPSNSNGTKGNIYEERTRNRRTERNLKPSKRGLNPGKNGLDRRQRVPGFQAHNGNTQYGRGKDIRRSRGSHSEVYDMSLEQDGSYRFQPMKSQST, encoded by the coding sequence ATGCCTATTCTCCAAACTTCCCTTCCAATTTCAATCCCTCTTCGTCCGCCCTTATTCTCCTTCTCTCAGTCTCTAACTGGTTCAAACCACCTCTCATACCTTCCAAATCGGATGCCGATCGTCACAAAGACGACAACGCTTATTCGAATGGGCGGAGGTCCTAGAACTTATCCCGGTGGAGTGTCGAAGTGGCAATGGAAGCGCATGCAGGCCAAGAAAGCTAAGCAGCTGCTTAAGGCCCGGTTGTGCCGTGAACGCCAGATATACGAGATGCGTAAGCGGGCTGAGCTTAAGGCGGCTGTATCCGAGCTGGAGAGACCGTGGGAGGTTGTGGAGAAGGCTCCCAATTTGTTCTCCGTTGGCGCCGATGAACAGGTGAAGGTTTTGGCGGATAGGTTCCAAAGACCTGGTGGGTTCGATTTGTGGACGGAAAGAGATGGGCCTCAATTGTTTGAGACGGTTGACGAACTACCTTCTGCAAGGTTTTTCCCTAAAGGGGTGGTTCACAGTGTAAGGCCATATAGAAGTATTACTGCGTCGGAAAGTTCGTTGAGTTTGGATTCGGAAGTTGGAAATGAAATTGCAGCTAGTTTTCAGGAAGATAATTTTAGGACTCACCGGAGGTCTTCTAACCGGAAATTGAGAAGTTTTTCTGTGGATAAAGAAGAAGATAACACAAATTACTCAGATTACTCGGATACAGAGGGTTCTTATCCGAGGCATTCCTCTGCACCATCAAATAGTAATGGTACAAAAGGAAATATATACGAGGAAAGAACCAGGAATCGAAGAACTGAAAGAAACCTGAAGCCTTCTAAGAGAGGGTTGAATCCAGGAAAAAATGGATTGGATAGAAGACAAAGAGTCCCTGGTTTTCAGGCGCACAATGGAAATACACAGTATGGAAGAGGCAAGGATATCAGGCGATCCAGGGGTTCACATTCTGAAGTTTATGATATGAGTTTGGAGCAAGATGGGAGTTACAGATTCCAGCCTATGAAAAGTCAGTCAACCTGA
- the LOC103491789 gene encoding uncharacterized protein LOC103491789, protein MAVCDFNMCFTFVWAGWEGVAHDTRIFVEALRRPHLGFPHPSKDSDYPQTKGYLGSYRGERYHLANFRRGSQPRGMKEEVFNRRHSSLRCTIERTFGVWKNRWRIVRQMHNFPFDKQLKIVVASMALHNFIRVHSKIDFEFKPYDDDEMLLPSIDEINYEEVNEEHRGSIREMEMNEERDRIAQLLMSS, encoded by the exons ATGGCAGTCTGTGATTTCAACATGTGTTTTACATTTGTTTGGGCTGGATGGGAGGGAGTTGCTCATGATACTCGAATTTTTGTGGAGGCATTAAGAAGACCACATTTAGGGTTTCCACATCCATCCAAAG ATTCTGATTATCCACAAACGAAAGGATATTTAGGTTCTTATAGAGGTGAACGTTACCATCTTGCTAATTTTCGACGTGGAAGCCAACCAAGAGGCATGAAGGAGGAGGTATTTAATCGTAGACATTCTTCATTAAGATGCACAATTGAAAGAACATTTGGTGTCTGGAAGAATAGATGGAGAATTGTTCGGCAAATGCATAATTTTCCATTTGACAAACAGTTAAAAATTGTTGTTGCTTCAATGGCTCTTCATAACTTTATAAGGGTTCATTCAAAAATAGATTTTGAGTTCAAGCCTTATGACGACGATGAGATGCTACTACCTTCAATTGATGAAATAAATTATGAGGAGGTCAATGAAGAGCATAGAGGTTCAATTCGTGAAATGGAGATGAATGAAGAACGTGATCGAATTGCACAACTTCTCATGTctagttga